The Peribacillus sp. FSL E2-0218 genome contains a region encoding:
- a CDS encoding aldose 1-epimerase family protein, producing MIVIENDWLEVGIVSNGAEVREVKHKKNELNYMWTGDSTYWGRVSPVLFPIVGRLKEDQYHLDGLTYKMSQHGFLRDVKFMVEKLTTDSASFVFESAGRFIDVYPYEFKSTIHYSLKEDSLSVRWKIENKSKEEMYFSIGAHPAFKIPLLENETIHDYSLKLTSAKNKNPLEYELKDSLIHEKAAVNNTETIPLTRSLFANDALVYSNMDLTTLTSNKSGHGVQVSHNDFPFVGIWSKHVDSDGTMAPFVCIEPWYGIADTHNTSGNLKEKFGVNRLGVGETFQSEYSIKFI from the coding sequence ATGATTGTAATTGAAAATGATTGGTTAGAGGTAGGAATAGTAAGCAACGGTGCAGAGGTACGTGAAGTGAAGCATAAGAAAAATGAACTAAACTACATGTGGACAGGGGATAGCACATACTGGGGACGCGTGTCTCCGGTTCTATTTCCGATAGTAGGGCGTTTAAAGGAAGATCAGTATCACCTTGATGGTCTGACCTACAAGATGTCACAGCATGGCTTTCTGCGAGACGTTAAGTTCATGGTTGAAAAGCTGACAACAGATAGCGCGTCTTTTGTGTTTGAGTCTGCTGGACGTTTCATCGATGTTTATCCATACGAATTTAAATCCACTATTCATTATTCACTTAAAGAGGATTCACTCAGCGTTCGTTGGAAGATAGAGAATAAAAGCAAGGAAGAAATGTATTTTTCCATTGGAGCGCATCCGGCATTTAAGATTCCGCTCTTAGAGAATGAAACGATTCATGACTACAGTCTTAAGTTGACCTCAGCTAAGAACAAGAATCCGCTTGAATACGAGTTAAAAGATTCTCTTATCCACGAAAAAGCTGCTGTTAACAATACTGAAACGATACCGCTCACAAGGTCCTTATTTGCAAATGATGCGCTTGTATACAGCAATATGGATCTCACGACACTCACATCCAATAAATCGGGTCATGGCGTCCAAGTAAGTCACAATGACTTTCCTTTTGTAGGGATTTGGTCAAAACATGTCGATTCAGATGGTACTATGGCACCGTTTGTTTGCATTGAGCCGTGGTATGGCATTGCGGACACGCATAATACATCGGGGAATTTGAAGGAGAAGTTTGGCGTGAATAGGCTTGGAGTTGGAGAAACTTTCCAGTCTGAGTATAGTATAAAGTTTATATAG
- a CDS encoding D-alanyl-D-alanine carboxypeptidase family protein → MTKRNKVICLTFIVLFVGLIGFNQATIKELAPSVAKAATVTYTASANLNVRTGPSTANKIITTVKQGTKLTVMGKEANGWLKVSLKGQTGYVSSQYVKISNSSATKIYTASANLNVRTGPSTANKIITTVSQGTKLKVIGKEANGWLKVSIKGQTGYVNSKYVKVSNPSSDAIQVVAKPESIPVLVNKKNKLPENYVPKDLVYTTIPFTFIEKTEKRKMRSEAAVAISELFAESKRQGISLLGVSAYRSHATQVALFDYYVKRDGYAKAITYSALPGTSEHETGLAIDVTGGNGKCAAEDCFGGTKEAKWLQAHAADHGFIIRYPKGKESVTGYKYEPWHLRYVGKPIAQTIMGHEITLEEYYSTKAVQN, encoded by the coding sequence ATGACAAAACGAAATAAAGTAATATGTCTTACTTTCATTGTTTTATTTGTCGGTTTAATTGGCTTTAACCAGGCAACCATTAAGGAGTTAGCCCCAAGTGTAGCCAAAGCAGCCACTGTAACCTATACAGCAAGTGCAAACCTGAACGTCCGCACAGGTCCTTCCACTGCCAATAAAATCATAACGACCGTAAAACAAGGCACAAAGCTAACGGTAATGGGAAAAGAGGCAAACGGATGGCTAAAAGTAAGCTTAAAAGGTCAAACAGGCTATGTCAGCAGCCAATATGTGAAAATATCAAACTCTTCAGCAACTAAAATATATACAGCAAGTGCAAACCTGAATGTCCGCACAGGTCCATCTACTGCCAATAAAATCATAACCACCGTTAGTCAGGGCACAAAGCTAAAAGTTATCGGGAAAGAGGCAAACGGATGGCTAAAGGTTAGCATAAAAGGTCAAACAGGTTATGTTAACAGCAAATATGTGAAGGTATCAAATCCTTCATCTGACGCCATTCAGGTTGTTGCAAAGCCTGAAAGCATACCAGTGCTAGTCAATAAAAAAAATAAGTTACCAGAAAACTATGTTCCTAAAGACTTAGTGTATACGACGATACCGTTCACTTTCATAGAAAAGACAGAAAAGAGAAAAATGCGCAGTGAAGCAGCAGTTGCCATTAGTGAATTATTTGCGGAATCCAAGAGGCAGGGGATAAGTCTTCTCGGTGTATCTGCTTACAGATCACATGCTACACAAGTTGCCCTGTTTGATTATTATGTAAAAAGGGATGGGTATGCCAAAGCAATTACGTACAGTGCATTACCTGGAACAAGTGAGCATGAAACGGGCCTTGCCATTGATGTGACAGGAGGAAATGGTAAATGCGCGGCGGAGGATTGCTTTGGAGGTACTAAAGAAGCAAAATGGCTGCAGGCACATGCCGCGGATCATGGCTTCATAATCCGATACCCTAAAGGCAAGGAATCGGTTACTGGTTATAAATATGAACCATGGCACCTTCGTTATGTAGGCAAACCAATTGCCCAAACCATCATGGGCCACGAAATTACCCTTGAAGAATATTATTCTACGAAAGCCGTCCAAAACTAA